Proteins from a single region of Acipenser ruthenus unplaced genomic scaffold, fAciRut3.2 maternal haplotype, whole genome shotgun sequence:
- the LOC117970469 gene encoding protein mono-ADP-ribosyltransferase TIPARP-like — MADQAQTRQGTTAIHDLSVLPPPAPYDPASPTQFRQPTFPLRSPLSLPKQGVLDESRSCRRRRVWLRMLHRRVKQDRKQAFSQLSLGNCLILDSTVPVPGSPAPKPDPQPLTLPDSELVEQELSKAESAPPSLSGTPLDGEEGLTLEGVLDLLQQLQYHTHQQGGVSICPDFLGGRCPQGGQCPLHHTALPYHWQLRRKGTCRWESVGQEANDLLERLYCSPDHSYVTLRVRDQAATLSLDEMKVSRWQGGGGVVYDAARRLSTAPDPSREFHTQYRYYWRDGAGWEEYSKEFSATISSALSMNQPLVSLSSSLHCYFLSLKECFQLNVSTGRRRDLRVRPLFQSPAVLLPQLRTLSGSPSTGVPSAPLNPAESSPYPETWVPLDPSLYFQQVPLTLEDPAFRVVYQHFHKTMPESRYLLLGISRVQNPFLWDKYKCKKQHMSRRMSPEERLRNERHLFHGTSRSSIEAICKHNLDPRLSGKHAAIYGQGCYFARTAAYSHRYAPRDQQGEHHVFLCKVLVGRSAPGRPEMRRPPPIHPDDPASDLYNSCVDKLPEPALFVVFENDQCYPYFLIRYKELEPSVTVE, encoded by the exons ATGGCAGACCAAGCGCAGACCCGGCAGGGCACCACAGCGATCCACGACCTTTCCGTTTTGCCCCCCCCGGCGCCCTACGACCCAGCCAGCCCCACGCAGTTCCGACAGCCCACCTTCCCCCTCCGcagccccctctccctccccaaaCAGGGGGTCCTGGACGAGAGCCGGTCCTGCAGGAGAAGGCGTGTGTGGCTTCGGATGCTGCACAGGAGAGTGAAGCAGGATCGCAAGCAAGCCTTCAGCCAGCTCTCTCTGGGCAACTGCCTGATACTAGACTCCACTGTACCAGTCCCGGGCAGCCCTGCCCCGAAACCAGACCCCCAGCCCTTGACCCTCCCGGATTCTGAACTGGTCGAGCAGGAGCTGAGCAAAGCGGAGAGCGCCCCCCCCAGCCTCTCCGGCACCCCCCTGGACGGGGAGGAGGGTCTGACCCTGGAAGGGGTGCTGGacctcctgcagcagctgcagtaTCACACCCACCAGCAGGGCGGCGTCAGCATCTGTCCGGATTTCCTCGGGGGCCGCTGCCCGCAGGGGGGCCAGTGCCCGCTCCACCACACTGCCCTCCCCTACCACTGGCAGCTCCGCAGGAAAGGGACCTGTCGCTGGGAGAGCGTCGGGCAGGAGGCCAACGACCTCCTGGAGAGGCTGTACTGCAGCCCGGATCACAGCTACGTCACGCTGCGTGTGCG GGACCAGGCTGCCACGCTCAGTCTGGATGAGATGAAGGTGTCTCGCTGGCAGGGCGGGGGGGGTGTGGTGTACGACGCGGCCCGCCGGCTCAGCACTGCGCCGGATCCCAGCAGGGAATTCCACACCCAGTACAGATACTACTGGAGAGACGGGGCGGGCTGGGAGGAGTACTCCAAG gagttcaGCGCCACCATCTCCAGCGCTCTCAGTATGAACCAGCCCCtcgtctctctctcctcctccttgcATTGCTATTTCCTGTCCCTCAAGGAGTGCTTTCAGCTCAACGTGTCGACGGGACGAAGGCGAGACCTCCGTGTGAGACCCCTCTTCCAATCCCCTGCTGTGCTCTTACCCCAGCTCAG aacgcTCTCCGGTAGCCCCTCCACGGGTGTCCCCTCCGCCCCTCTGAACCCCGCAGAGAGCAGCCCGTACCCCGAGACGTGGGTCCCCCTGGACCCCTCCCTGTACTTCCAGCAGGTTCCCCTCACCCTCGAGGACCCAGCCTTCCGCGTGGTCTACCAGCACTTCCACAAGACCATGCCCGAGTCTCGCTACCTCCTCCTGGGCATCTCTCGCGTTCAGAACCCCTTCCTCTGGGACAAGTACAAGTG taAGAAGCAGCACATGTCCCGGCGCATGAGCCCGGAGGAGAGACTCCGCAACGAGCGGCACCTCTTTCACGGGACGTCCCGTTCCTCCATCGAGGCCATCTGCAAACACAACCTGGACCCGCGGCTGTCTGGCAAGCATGCCGCCATCTACGGGCAAGGCTGCTACTTCGCACGTACCGCGGCCTACTCCCACCGCTACGCCCCCCGAGACCAGCAGGGGGAGCACCACGTCTTCCTGTGCAAGGTCCTGGTGGGGCGTTCGGCCCCCGGCCGGCCCGAAATGCGCCGCCCCCCGCCGATCCACCCGGACGACCCCGCTAGCGATCTGTACAACTCCTGCGTGGATAAACTCCCCGAGCCGGCTCTGTTCGTGGTGTTTGAGAATGATCAGTGCTACCCTTACTTCCTGATTCGATACAAAGAGCTGGAGCCATCGGTGACGGTGGAGTGA